Proteins from a genomic interval of Benincasa hispida cultivar B227 chromosome 7, ASM972705v1, whole genome shotgun sequence:
- the LOC120081099 gene encoding disease resistance protein RPP4-like translates to MLKHVDPSYCGFIDETPKFSPALYLENLYFRNCRFFKRIHESITSLSKLVTLNLEGCETLEKLPINFFMLKSLEVLNLSGSKTLEEIPDLSASSNLKKLCLRECNRLRIIYDSTGPSLDKLVTLDLKGCENLKKLPSNSLVLNSLEFLNLSRCIDLEEIPDLSTASKLKELYLKESYRLRIIHDLLNSLEFLNLRMLPII, encoded by the coding sequence ATGTTGAAGCATGTTGATCCAAGTTATTGTGGCTTCATAGATGAAACTCCTAAATTCTCTCCGGCATTATACCTCGAGAACTTATATTTTAGAAACTGCAGATTTTTTAAAAGGATTCATGAGTCTATAACTTCTCTTAGTAAGCTTGTTACCTTGAATCTTGAAGGTTGTGAAACTCTAGAAAAGCTTCCAATCAACTTCTTCATGTTAAAGTCTCTTGAAGTTTTGAATCTAAGTGGATCCAAAACCCTTGAAGAAATTCCTGATTTGTCTGCATCATCAAACCTTAAGAAACTATGTCTTAGAGAGTGCAACCGTTTGAGAATAATTTATGACTCGACCGGTCCTTCTCTTGACAAGCTTGTCACATTGGACCTCAAAGGCTGTGAGAATCTAAAAAAGCTTCCAAGCAACTCCCTCGTGTTAAATTCTCTTGAATTCTTGAATCTGAGTAGATGCATAGATCTTGAGGAAATTCCTGACTTGTCTACAGCATCAAAACTTAAAGAACTATATCTCAAAGAAAGCTACCGTTTGAGAATAATTCATGACTTGTTAAATTCTCTTGAATTCTTGAATCTAAGAATGCTACCTATCATatga